TACCCCGGGGGCGACGAGCCGGTGTTGCGCGACGCGACCCTGCGGATCGAGCCAGGCGAGTTCACGGCCGTCGTCGGCGGCAACGGCAGCGGCAAGACGACGCTGTGCAAGACGTTCAACGGGCTCGTCCCGCACTTCTTCGAGGGGCGGTTCGACGGGCGGGTGTCCGTCGCGGGCACGGACACCCGCGAGTCGGACGTGGCGGAACTCTCACAGACCGTCGGCTACGTCTTCCAGGACTTCGAGAACCAGCTCGTCCAGGAGACCGTCCGCGACGACGTGGAGTTCGCGCCCCTCAATCACGGCCTCGACGACTACGCCGAGCGGGCGACCCGCGCGCTGGAACTCGTCGGGCTCGACCACCTCGAAGACCGGTTCGTCTGGGAGCTGTCGGGCGGCCAGCAGCACCTCGTCGCGCTCGCGGGCGTGCTCGCGATGGACCCCGAGTTCGTCTTCGTCGACGAGCCCGCCGCCCAGCTGGACCCCCAGAACGCCCGCGAGACCTACGACCAGCTCCGGCGGCTCCACGAGGACCACGGCAAGACGGTGATCGTCATCGAGCACCACTCGGAGTTCATCGCCGACTACTGCGAGGAGATGGTCCTCGTGTCGGACGGCGGCGTCGCCTGGAAGGAACCCGTCGAGGTCGGGCTCAACCGGCTGGACGACCTGGAGGCCCACGACATCCACCCGCCGCAGGTCACGGGGATCGCCGCCGACCTGCCGGGGGGTGCGGGCCGACTGCCGGACGGCCGATACCCCGTCACCGTCGACGAGGCCGCGACCGCGTTCCCGTCCGCCGACGCGAGCGAACGGCAGGCAACTGCCGACGGCGGCGAACGGGGTCGTCACCGCGAGAAGCCGGCCGACGACGGCGCCCCCCTCGTCACGCTCGACGGGGTCGGCCACGGCTACCCGACGCTCCGGGAAGGGTACAACCGCGTCCTTGACGGCGTCGACCTCGACCTCTACGCGGGCGACCGGGTGGCGCTGGTCGGCGCCAACGGCGCCGGGAAGTCGACGCTGCTCCGGCTGATCACCGGGCTGGAGTCCCCCGACGAGGGGACGGTCACGGTCCTGGGGAAGGACACGAGCGAGACGCTGCCGGAGACGCTGGCCGACGACACCGTCTACATCCACCAGAACCCCGAGGAGATGTTCGTCGAGGACACCGTCCGGAAGGACATCGGCTACTACCTGCGGAATCGCGGTGCCGAGGGCGCCGACGAGCGGGTCGCGGAGATCGTCGACTACCTCGACCTCGAGGAGTTCGCCGACCGCGACGGTCGCCTGTTGAGTCTCGGCCAGCAGCGGCGCGCCTCGCTGGGGATCGGCCTCGCGACCGACCCGACGGTCGTCCTGCTGGACGAGCCGACCGGGAGTCTCGACCTGCAGAGCCGGCGCGAGGTGACCGGGATGCTCCGGAAGGCCGAGAGCCGCGTCGAGACGGTCGTCATCGCCTCCCACGACCTGCAGCTGGTCGCCGAGTGGGCGGACCGGGTCATCGTCATGGGCGACGGGGCGGTACTCGCCGACGCCGCGCCGGGCGTCGTCTTCGACGACCCCGACCTGCTGGCGCGGACCGGCCTGCGCCGCCCGCAGGTCGCCGAACTGAGCGACCGCCTGGGCGTCGACCCGCCCGCGCTGACCGCCGACGGGATGGTCGAGACGCTGACCGCCGCCGCCGAACGGGCCGACGCGCTCGCCGACGGCGGCTCGGATACCGGCGACGCCGGGAGGGACCGACGGGGTGACC
Above is a genomic segment from Halosimplex halophilum containing:
- a CDS encoding ABC transporter ATP-binding protein, whose protein sequence is MSSSDIVVEDLTFQYPGGDEPVLRDATLRIEPGEFTAVVGGNGSGKTTLCKTFNGLVPHFFEGRFDGRVSVAGTDTRESDVAELSQTVGYVFQDFENQLVQETVRDDVEFAPLNHGLDDYAERATRALELVGLDHLEDRFVWELSGGQQHLVALAGVLAMDPEFVFVDEPAAQLDPQNARETYDQLRRLHEDHGKTVIVIEHHSEFIADYCEEMVLVSDGGVAWKEPVEVGLNRLDDLEAHDIHPPQVTGIAADLPGGAGRLPDGRYPVTVDEAATAFPSADASERQATADGGERGRHREKPADDGAPLVTLDGVGHGYPTLREGYNRVLDGVDLDLYAGDRVALVGANGAGKSTLLRLITGLESPDEGTVTVLGKDTSETLPETLADDTVYIHQNPEEMFVEDTVRKDIGYYLRNRGAEGADERVAEIVDYLDLEEFADRDGRLLSLGQQRRASLGIGLATDPTVVLLDEPTGSLDLQSRREVTGMLRKAESRVETVVIASHDLQLVAEWADRVIVMGDGAVLADAAPGVVFDDPDLLARTGLRRPQVAELSDRLGVDPPALTADGMVETLTAAAERADALADGGSDTGDAGRDRRGDRR